The Planktothrix sp. FACHB-1365 genome includes a region encoding these proteins:
- a CDS encoding DNA-binding transcriptional regulator: MKATEQPRVAQLIRETRQCLNLSQVQFALKLGVSFQSVNRWENGRTKPLPLALNQIKQLLHQMSTSPEPTLQERSRDLLAQYFSD; encoded by the coding sequence ATGAAAGCTACAGAGCAACCAAGAGTAGCACAGTTAATTCGTGAAACTCGTCAGTGTCTGAATTTGTCCCAAGTTCAATTTGCCTTAAAATTAGGGGTATCATTCCAAAGCGTCAATCGCTGGGAGAATGGGCGAACCAAACCCCTACCTTTAGCCTTAAATCAGATTAAGCAATTACTCCATCAGATGAGCACTTCGCCAGAACCAACTCTGCAAGAACGAAGTCGGGATCTTCTGGCTCAATATTTTTCCGACTAA